cttgaaatgcaaaaaagtcGATGTGGatacatttcaacaaaatgGACAGGTCATAAGATTGAAATGTGACATAAACCTTTTAACCTTTAACTTTGTCAGCGACACAGTCAGATACCTCTACTTTAATTACAGTCTGTCAGAGTTGAATTGACCACTCTTGCTCACATGTCCAGTCACCAGTTAATGATATCTCGGACATGGCCCCACAGCTTGGTGATCCACAGGTTAACCCCGAGCTCTGTTAAGTACTGAAGCTCTGGCATCAACATCTTTCGGCACAACTTCCTATGTGCCTTGTCCACATTCTTCTTCAAGTTATAGCCCATAATAGACTTCTCTCCGATGGGCTGCCACGGCTGCATGGCTGTCTCTTGGATGCTGCCAGCCTCCACAGCTCGACCCCCCTCGATACAGATGGATGCCATCTCTGCGTTCCTTCTCCTGAGCTCTGCCACATCCTCAGCCATCCGCCGCCGTCCATATGCATCAACTTTCTTCCAAAAAGTCTGGTTGAAATGCTGGTATAGCTTCCAGTCAACAGCGTTCCACTCAAGGGCTCTGGCCCGGAGCTCAGGCGTGAGTTTGGACACAGTGGATCCCTTACGGGCGTTGAGCTTAAAGAAGAACACATCATCCATCTCCCAGCAGAGGGTGTCCTTGAGCAGGATGAGTGATTCCTCAAAGTATTCTACCAACATGACCAGCTGAAAACGGTTAGTGATGAATCTGATTCCCTCTTCTACCCGCGGATCCTCCAGTTCCAGAGTGTTGTCCCGTCCAAAGTCGAAGAACAGCAGATTCTTGAGGTAGAAAGAGTTGAAGCCCTCTGGATCAAAGTAGTAATGGGGGTCACGTAGAAACTCAGTCAGCTTGTCATCACCTGGTATCTTCCAGGTAAAAGGTACCAGCCGGCCAAAGTAGTGGAAGGATGACTCAAAAAGCTCTGCGGGGTCTCTCAGAATAGTGATGTAGGAAGTGTCCATAGGTAGCAGCTTGGTCACCTCGGGTGCGTTGAAGCGCATGTGATTACAGATAATGTTGAAGCACATTCCAGGTCTGTAGTCTTTAACCTGGGAGCGCTGGAACAAGGACGGATAGAAGAAGTCATTTCTGCTGTCAGGGAAGGCAAATTTGAGTCGATGCTTCTCCCCAAAGCGGAAAAGGATGTTGAGGAAGGTGCTGCTGGCGGTTTTGTGGGTCTTCATGAACATGATATCCACTTTAGGAGTGCAGGTCTGGCCAGTGGTTTGTTTTGAGCTGTTTGTGATTGGTTTAGGGTGGAGATGGGATGGACGGTGGGCACAGGAGTAAGGCACTGGAACCctacagagaggaaaacaatcCAATGATAAATGTGCTGATGAAATGGAGTctcacacaaaataaagaaaagcaggaaaccATCACAGTTGAGAGgctagaaacaaaaaacattgcttaaaaaatgactttgtttcaGCTCTGAAATACACACTGGACACattgtatattttacattgtgttttctACAGATCGCATGTATGCAAGTTCGCTGAGTCTTACTCAGGATGACTGAAGGGGATCTGCGGAGTGGAGAGGCAGTAAAGCAGGATCGTGCAGCTGGTCAGGAGGGTCCCCAGAACCAGGCCTTTGCACATGGACCTCCACTGCCTCCCTTGCTTGCCAGCCATGTTCCAGCAGAATAAAAGAATTaccttaaaaacacagaacttCATCATTACAACATTATCACAATTGTACACATTTTTACTCTCAAAGTATATGTAAGAAAACCTCTGTATAATGTTATCTCTGTTACTAAGAGCAAGCTTTGAGGACACAATGAAACCACTTTCAATGATTTACACACATGACGAACAGGAAATAAATTAAGTATTAATTGACCCTATA
This sequence is a window from Anoplopoma fimbria isolate UVic2021 breed Golden Eagle Sablefish chromosome 13, Afim_UVic_2022, whole genome shotgun sequence. Protein-coding genes within it:
- the gal3st1a gene encoding galactosylceramide sulfotransferase, whose product is MKVILLFCWNMAGKQGRQWRSMCKGLVLGTLLTSCTILLYCLSTPQIPFSHPEVPVPYSCAHRPSHLHPKPITNSSKQTTGQTCTPKVDIMFMKTHKTASSTFLNILFRFGEKHRLKFAFPDSRNDFFYPSLFQRSQVKDYRPGMCFNIICNHMRFNAPEVTKLLPMDTSYITILRDPAELFESSFHYFGRLVPFTWKIPGDDKLTEFLRDPHYYFDPEGFNSFYLKNLLFFDFGRDNTLELEDPRVEEGIRFITNRFQLVMLVEYFEESLILLKDTLCWEMDDVFFFKLNARKGSTVSKLTPELRARALEWNAVDWKLYQHFNQTFWKKVDAYGRRRMAEDVAELRRRNAEMASICIEGGRAVEAGSIQETAMQPWQPIGEKSIMGYNLKKNVDKAHRKLCRKMLMPELQYLTELGVNLWITKLWGHVRDIINW